DNA sequence from the Perca flavescens isolate YP-PL-M2 chromosome 3, PFLA_1.0, whole genome shotgun sequence genome:
TGCTCTGTAGCGCTGCTACTGGTCAACAACTCCACAGGGTAtctttaaataagtaaaaatgtaaataatgacaAGAAAAAGTTTTCTTTCAATGCAGGTTAAGGATTTGCAATTGTATTTCCTGCTTTTATTTGATGCTGCAACCCCTCAAGGACCCTCCAGGAAATATTACAGTTTCATCTCATATTCTCATTGTTCTTCAGGACTTCATTCTCACAGTCTGTATCATTCCTTCTAGATGTGTTATCATATCCGCCCTACTTGAAGGACCTGATCCACAGCCAGCTTTGCCAACACCTGGGCCTGCGAGGGCCCTGTTGCGAGGGTGGAGGAGGCGGAGAGGGAGGTGGCAGCGGAGAGCCCTCCCCCACGGTAGGCTCCCCGGACACCTTGTGCTCCAGCCTCTGCAGCCTGGACGAGCACCACCCCCTTCTGCGTGACCTGGGCGGCCACCGCGGCACCCACTCCTACAGCAACGCCGCCGAGCTCGCGGCCAAGATCCTGTCGGCACTGCAGGGAGGGGAGGAGCTGCTGCTGGCCCGACTTCAGAGGGCAGGGCAGAGCGGGCGTGGTGGGGGGGACAGCGGCTTCCATAGCCTTGGCGGGGGAGGGCGGGGCATCAGGCCCTGCGGGGGTCAGGACTCTCCTTGCTACTCCAGATCTTATTCTGAGACATACCTGTCACCCGGCGAGGACGACGACACCCCCTGCAAGGACTACGAGAGCACTGTGTGCCAGGCAGACGGCAGCGGTGTGGAGTACCCACCTGACTACGACCCACACAGGAGGGTCTCTGATGTGGCCTCCTCTGGGGTTGTGTCTCTcgatgaggaggatgaagaggaggaggagagggcagGAGAGCCAAACAACCAATGACTTCTCTCATCTCACCTCAGCGTTTAATCCCTCCAATCTCTTTGGagggttttcttttttgcaacaaCTTCCCCTCTCCTCCATGGCGTCTAAAAAGTTTGAACCTCTGTGCATGCTGTTTTTTTCCCTCGCTGACTGAAGCATAATTCATCCGTCTTTGCCTTACTTGCAGCATTTCAAATCCTCCTTACCACCTCGTGACTGCTTTGTTCCCATTCGATGTAtcaacttttattttctttgaagGCGTCCAAACAATCgtttttatcattgtaaaacagGAGTGCTGGATGTGAAGTGATGTACTCGTGGAAGTGACGCACGCAGTTTCCGGCTCTGTCCCTACATGCGTAGCGACTGTAAAAACTAACACCACcatcaagcagacagactgacatgACTGAGTCCAAAACTCTGATTTAtctttgcatgtgttttgcaAGTGCTGAAATCGATGGGCTGACCTGGCCCTGCGCACGGTTTGCAATCTCAGCTGTTCTGTATAACCCCCGCCCACCTCCCCAGCATCTCCCATGGGAGGGAGGGTTGGCACCAATCCTGGGACCTGCCCTTACCTCCCTGTCCACCCACCCTCTCCCCTCCTTTGCAAGACACAAAATAGCATCCTTTTGGGCATGGCTTGCTGAGTATGCCAAACTATTTAACCCTGTCACTACCAATTATGAGCATATGCTGGAATGTCTTCAAAGTGACAGGAGATAGTATGTATTTTAAAAttacaaagtttaaaaaagaaaaagagaaatgatATGCTTTTATTGTACTAGTTTTCTATCACTCAAACATGTTGTTGTTCATAGTTCCAAACATCATTATGATGGACATCTGCCATAATGAACTATAGCTACTGGATATTTGTGTGGTCCTGTGGATTTCTGCATGGGTCTTCCATGCAGGAATCCACACGAGATTGgttgtcttaaaaaaaatacagcagcAGCGACAGCGATGACAACAACAAACGCTGACAGAATGTTTCTGAAGTGACCCTTTGGCGATAGTTGTTGGGCAGAAAATGGCACAGGTGGAAAAgagtttttttctgtgaagagaTGATGTTGCGTCGGagattttctatatttttgtatGCGTCGCCTTGCTTTGATCTCTTTGCCTATATGGCGTGCcagtgtatgtgtttttttgcacGAAGCTAATGTGGCTGTAGATACAatacaaatgtgaaaaaagtttttattttattttattattgtaaaagaGGATACTGTGATATGGTTTGTTTTGGCATCTGTCATGATCCTCAAAAAGAGCTGTTCTCTTTTCAAAAATGTCTAACTgctcttctttctttcctctaaTACTGACTCCTGCAAAGCTTTGCCTTTTATTCTATACTTTCCCTTCTTATTTATGATATTTGCAAAATGGCATGTTTATGTGCGCATGCAGAAACTTCCATCTCCATGGTGATATGAGGAGCTCTGTTGAGGTTCTCCCAGAGGGACTGGCATTCACACAACTCAGGAAATCCCATTGGACCAGAGCATCAATGCATCCTACCAGCACGCACAACGCTACTTCTCTCTCATCCtcagtgtgtgtgcttgtgtgtgtgcatttgtgtgaaaAAGCCTGGTGTGCGTAGTTATTTTCTACAAataattaaaggaacacgccgacttattgggaatttagcttattcaccgtaacccccagagtaagacaagtcgatacatacccttctcatctgcGTGCATGCTGTAAcactgcctgacggttccagcattagcttagcctagcacagatcctgcaggtaactggctccaacgagcctactgctccgaattgtgacaaaagtgacaaaataacaccagtttgtttactgtcagaagacggctgtgtctcatgttacgttgttttttgtacacgctgtgactatacaaatcacaacatgtaaataggaacatgttggcattattttgtcacttatgcggagcagtaggattactggaaccattcacctgcatgttctgtgctggcctgatgccgctggagccgtcagacagcattacagcacgcacggagatgagaagggtacgtatcaacttgtctaactctgggggttatggtgaataagctaaattcccaataagtcggcgtgttcctttaaagcacaTTCAGTCCCCACATTCTTCTTTAATGTTGTTTGACTGTTTAGAAAAGCCTCAACGTGCGAGTTTGTATGTTTGACGttttgtgaaaatgtgtgtgtgtgtgtgtgtgtgtgtgtgtgtgtgtgtgtggctgtattgtAAGATGTCAGTAAGCTCCTTAAGCTTGCACTGTATATCCATTCCGTAACCCCTCCAATGTAGCGATTCCCTTTAAAAACAGTGTTTGGTTTAGCTGAGCTCTCATTGGAGGTTGGATTTTTACTGATgctagagataaaaaaaaaagcatacagTAGATACATCTGGAAATTGTTTTGAAAATACAGACTGGATGACATTGCTAACTTAACTAAAAACTACATAAAAAGGAGGAGTCCCAGTCAGGATAGTTACATAACAACTCAGGGGGAACCATTGAAGCTGTGCCTTTCATTCCTCACCTTTGACCTCCCAAGttgtatcatcatcatcatcatcatcatcatcatcatcatcatcatcatcatcatcatcatcttcccTGCTCTCACTCCAGCCATAGCTTGGCTTCCTTTCTCTTctcccttttttaaattaagtgcAGAGTAAAACCCTTCTCAAATCTGATCAACAGAGGCACCAAATATCCTGTTGCACCGACTGTGTGTATTCACATATACAGCGGTCCGGTTTACGTCATTGTCCTTTTGGTTGACATTAAAAGCCGGCCGATGCTGGCAAGGCGAGGTTGTGCTTTTGTCCTGG
Encoded proteins:
- the fam131ab gene encoding protein FAM131A, whose amino-acid sequence is MRRVNRGFRSVSRAVGEQERGARSQWCCQVELCLKVNVDDTIEMLPKSRRALTIQEIAALARSSLHGISQVVKDHVTKPTAMAQGRVAHLIEWKGWCKPMDTPAALESDFNSYSDLTEGEQEARFAAGVAEQFAIAEAKLRAWSSVDGDESNDDSYDEDFLPSNEPTTQSTDVLSYPPYLKDLIHSQLCQHLGLRGPCCEGGGGGEGGGSGEPSPTVGSPDTLCSSLCSLDEHHPLLRDLGGHRGTHSYSNAAELAAKILSALQGGEELLLARLQRAGQRRGIRPCGGQDSPCYSRSYSETYLSPGEDDDTPCKDYESTVCQADGSGVEYPPDYDPHRRVSDVASSGVVSLDEEDEEEEERAGEPNNQ